The Opitutaceae bacterium genome has a window encoding:
- the accC gene encoding acetyl-CoA carboxylase biotin carboxylase subunit, which translates to MQKILIANRGEIALRIVRACRELGIKTLAVYSEPDIESLHVQLADEAICIGPGPSGMSYLKADRILSAAEIADVDAIHPGYGFLSENADFAEQCESCNIKFIGPRSTCIRMMGDKAVAKDTVRKAGVPIVPGSDGPVETEAAAVKVARKIGYPVIIKAVAGGGGRGMRIAHNDVSFAKEFHAARGEAEKAFGDGSVYVEKYIQDPRHIEFQILADSHGKVVHLGERDCSVQRRHQKLIEEAPSPFLTADLRKKMGKAATNAAEAAAYENAGTVEFLVDASGNFFFIEMNTRIQVEHPVTEEVTGIDLIKEQIRIASGEPLGFDQRKIHFNRHAIECRINAEDPANNFKPSPGTIDLYYAPGGNGVRVDSHVYGGYTIPPYYDSMIGKLISYGANRQIAIERMYRALSEYIIRGVKTTIPLHKAILSDPTFCAGKVNTGYVQEFLNRTPTDLF; encoded by the coding sequence ATGCAGAAGATCCTCATCGCCAACCGCGGCGAAATCGCCCTTCGAATTGTGCGCGCCTGCCGCGAGCTCGGCATCAAGACGCTCGCGGTCTATTCCGAGCCGGACATCGAGTCTCTCCACGTGCAACTGGCAGACGAGGCGATCTGCATCGGCCCGGGGCCCAGCGGGATGAGCTACCTGAAGGCCGACCGCATTCTAAGTGCGGCCGAGATCGCCGATGTGGATGCCATCCATCCGGGCTACGGCTTCCTCTCGGAAAACGCCGATTTCGCCGAGCAGTGCGAATCCTGCAATATCAAGTTCATCGGCCCGCGTTCGACCTGCATCCGCATGATGGGCGACAAGGCGGTGGCCAAAGACACCGTCCGCAAGGCGGGGGTTCCGATCGTTCCCGGAAGCGACGGACCCGTCGAGACGGAGGCCGCCGCCGTCAAAGTCGCCCGCAAGATCGGTTATCCGGTCATCATCAAGGCGGTGGCCGGCGGCGGCGGCCGGGGGATGCGCATCGCCCACAATGACGTCAGCTTCGCCAAGGAGTTCCATGCCGCCCGTGGCGAAGCCGAGAAGGCGTTCGGCGACGGATCGGTCTATGTGGAGAAGTACATCCAGGACCCGCGTCACATCGAATTCCAGATCCTGGCCGATTCCCACGGGAAAGTGGTCCACCTCGGGGAGCGGGACTGTTCCGTCCAGCGCCGGCACCAGAAGCTGATCGAAGAGGCCCCCTCGCCCTTCCTGACCGCGGACCTCCGAAAGAAGATGGGCAAGGCGGCCACCAATGCCGCCGAGGCGGCCGCCTACGAGAATGCCGGCACGGTCGAGTTCCTGGTGGATGCCTCGGGCAACTTCTTCTTTATTGAAATGAACACGCGGATCCAGGTCGAGCATCCCGTCACCGAGGAAGTCACCGGAATCGATCTGATCAAGGAGCAGATCCGGATCGCCTCGGGCGAGCCCCTCGGCTTCGACCAGCGCAAGATTCATTTCAACCGGCACGCCATCGAATGCCGGATCAATGCCGAGGACCCCGCCAACAACTTCAAACCCTCACCCGGAACGATCGATCTCTACTACGCCCCCGGAGGTAACGGGGTGCGGGTTGACTCCCACGTCTATGGCGGCTATACAATACCGCCCTACTACGACAGCATGATCGGCAAACTCATCTCCTACGGCGCCAACCGCCAGATTGCCATTGAACGAATGTACCGGGCGCTCAGCGAATACATCATCCGCGGCGTCAAGACGACCATTCCTCTTCACAAGGCGATCCTCAGCGATCCAACCTTCTGCGCCGGCAAGGTCAACACCGGCTACGTCCAGGAATTCCTCAACCGCACGCCGACCGACCTCTTTTGA
- the accB gene encoding acetyl-CoA carboxylase biotin carboxyl carrier protein — MDLKEIKQIIDLMKRSDLTEFSVEEQNFKLKIRREGAAPQIVMSGPPPAPPAHPQPALSPAHPPPAAAPADEPGIAYIKSPMVGTFYSSSSPESPPFTEVNQRVEESSIVCIIEAMKIMNEIQAEIRGVVLEILVENGQPVEYGQRLFRVKTN, encoded by the coding sequence TTGGATCTCAAAGAAATCAAACAGATCATCGACCTGATGAAGCGCTCCGATTTGACGGAGTTCTCCGTCGAGGAGCAGAACTTCAAGCTGAAGATCCGCCGGGAGGGCGCCGCCCCCCAGATCGTCATGTCCGGCCCGCCCCCCGCGCCCCCGGCCCACCCCCAGCCGGCTCTTTCTCCGGCCCACCCGCCCCCGGCGGCCGCCCCGGCGGATGAACCCGGGATCGCCTACATCAAGTCGCCCATGGTCGGCACCTTCTACAGCTCGTCCTCGCCGGAAAGCCCTCCTTTCACCGAGGTCAATCAGCGGGTCGAGGAAAGCTCCATCGTCTGCATCATCGAGGCGATGAAGATCATGAACGAGATCCAGGCCGAGATCCGCGGGGTTGTGCTCGAGATCCTTGTCGAGAACGGTCAACCCGTGGAGTACGGCCAGCGTCTTTTCCGAGTCAAAACCAACTGA
- a CDS encoding Asp23/Gls24 family envelope stress response protein encodes MQNQELYPEGTDDQVSLGDIKVNHTVVASIVRLAALEINGVSGVGGGFVDGIADLFSKKESDRGVRVSENEHGNYLIELRVIMEFGTELAKTAYEVQLAVSKQVTTMTGKPVERVDVVIEGVKMPSAAAKSGSDRSDDWESQDHADSN; translated from the coding sequence ATGCAAAACCAGGAACTCTACCCCGAAGGCACCGACGACCAGGTTTCCCTGGGCGATATCAAGGTCAACCATACCGTCGTCGCCAGCATCGTCCGCCTTGCCGCTCTAGAGATCAACGGCGTCAGCGGTGTGGGAGGCGGCTTCGTCGACGGCATCGCCGATCTTTTCTCCAAGAAGGAATCCGATCGAGGAGTCCGGGTCAGCGAGAATGAACACGGCAACTACCTGATTGAGCTGCGGGTCATCATGGAATTCGGCACCGAACTGGCCAAGACGGCCTATGAAGTCCAGCTTGCCGTCAGCAAACAGGTCACGACCATGACCGGAAAACCGGTTGAACGGGTCGATGTGGTCATCGAGGGAGTCAAGATGCCATCCGCGGCCGCCAAGTCCGGTTCCGACCGGAGCGACGACTGGGAATCCCAGGACCACGCCGACAGCAATTGA